In Bubalus bubalis isolate 160015118507 breed Murrah chromosome 3, NDDB_SH_1, whole genome shotgun sequence, a genomic segment contains:
- the GCNT1 gene encoding beta-1,3-galactosyl-O-glycosyl-glycoprotein beta-1,6-N-acetylglucosaminyltransferase isoform X3 — protein MPRGRADLGQKAQAAEVCEAGMRWAGPRGAGPGAWRTGARVGGPRPGRAVLRRQEFSQPSAEQRRAGASPCCPAASSVFRARHSLQLCSWIPSKTQAPQPATHFSSFSVDDRSPVHPGWALRAARLEVLLFIKMEERV, from the exons ATGCCCAGAGGGCGCGCTGACTTGGGCCAGAAGGCCCAGGCAGCAGAGGTCTGCGAAGCAGGGATGCGCTGGGCGGGGCCTAGAGGGGCGGGCCCAGGGGCGTGGCGCACGGGCGCGAGGGTGGGCGGCCCGAGACCCGGCCGCGCGGTCCTCCGGCGCCAAGAGTTCAGTCAGCCTAGCGCGGAGCAGCGCCGGGCGGGAGCGTCCCCTTGCTGCCCAGCAGCCTCCAGCGTCTTCCGGGCCAGGCACTCGCTGCAG CTCTGTTCCTGGATACCGAGCAAAACACAGGCACCCCAGCCTGCTACACACTTCTCATCTTTCTCCGTGGATGATAGGTCGCCCGTGCATCCAGGCTGGGCCTTGCGGGCTGCCAGGTTGGAG